A window from Dysidea avara chromosome 2, odDysAvar1.4, whole genome shotgun sequence encodes these proteins:
- the LOC136247449 gene encoding uncharacterized protein produces MSCCYRRCFLWRQKSTDVTGWNRIYEHLLKLPQEQLNETLDETNKDGDGYTYITYKTLTVQVKGKIIVDDVLNTLAKWEYYHNTVGSWFPCITGQLDQVVRPGTIQWTSQNQTYQLGFQYLGPFQALSSNAAAGLRIITRSGTTVDSHVELFNGQTGLYLRVISQGSGYTVRVAYRRNSADSNSLFNISNGVIMIARNTNFALYFNRDTATVSVRELTDPPTQNFKFDIQTI; encoded by the exons ATGTCCTGTTGTTATCGCAGATGTTTCCTTTGGAGACAGAAATCTACCGATGTCACAGGGTGGAACAGGATATACGAACATTTGTTAAAGCTTCCGCAAGAACAATTGAACGAAACTCTAGACGAAACTAACAAGGATGGTGATGGTTATACCTACATCACATACAAGACACTTACTGTTCAGGTTAAAGGCAAGATCATCGTGGATGATGTTTTAAACACTTTAGCAAAGTGGGAA TATTACCACAACACAGTTGGAAGTTGGTTCCCATGCATAACTGGCCAGCTTGACCAAGTGGTGCGACCTGGTACCATACAGTGGACATCACAGAATCAAACTTATCAGCTGGGTTTCCAATATCTAGGTCCTTTTCAAGCATTATCATCTAATGCTGCTGCTGGACTTC GTATTATAACAAGATCTGGAACAACTGTTGATAGTCATGTAGAATTGTTCAATGGACAAACTGGGCTTTACTTAAGAGTCATATCACAAGGATCTGGATACACTGTGAGAGTTGCTTATAGGAGAAAT AGTGCAGATTCAAACTCATTGTTCAATATTTCAAATGGTGTCATTATGATTGCTAGAAATACAAATTTTGCTTTGTATTTCAATAGAGATACAGCAACAGTGAGTGTGAGGGAACTTACAGACCCGCCAActcaaaattttaagtttgatatACAAACAATTTGA